One segment of Mycolicibacterium baixiangningiae DNA contains the following:
- a CDS encoding fatty-acid--CoA ligase: MGEYDLHSFILACDFRVSDPERMWAWLETKKAGLNSIGAHHVVVYKSIWEPGRILTTIGIRHPRSVRDIVRSPAIFEWFDIAGVDDIPPVFGGEVVEKIDLDGPSSERHVAGVIVGAMAAVDDVQALMVKLHDGLDRFAEAGVRKLWVYQALDDGQEVMILQEIDDERSARQWIDHPDASAEWMSRAGLGAYPTLFVGKLAHIMAVDDEG, from the coding sequence ATGGGTGAGTATGACCTCCACTCATTTATTCTCGCGTGCGATTTCCGCGTCAGCGATCCCGAGCGAATGTGGGCGTGGCTCGAAACGAAGAAAGCCGGTCTGAATTCCATCGGCGCGCATCATGTGGTGGTTTACAAATCCATATGGGAGCCGGGCCGAATATTGACGACGATCGGCATTCGGCATCCCAGATCGGTGCGGGACATCGTGCGTTCCCCCGCGATATTCGAATGGTTCGACATCGCCGGCGTCGACGACATTCCCCCGGTGTTCGGCGGCGAGGTCGTCGAGAAGATCGACTTGGACGGGCCCTCCTCAGAGCGCCACGTCGCCGGCGTCATCGTCGGCGCGATGGCCGCCGTCGACGATGTGCAGGCGCTCATGGTCAAGCTGCACGACGGGCTGGACCGGTTCGCAGAGGCCGGTGTCCGCAAGCTGTGGGTCTACCAGGCCCTCGACGACGGGCAGGAAGTGATGATCCTGCAGGAGATCGATGACGAGCGCAGCGCCCGGCAGTGGATCGACCACCCGGACGCCTCCGCGGAATGGATGTCGCGGGCCGGCCTCGGCGCCTACCCCACCCTGTTCGTGGGCAAGCTCGCCCACATCATGGCCGTGGACGACGAGGGATAG
- a CDS encoding enoyl-CoA hydratase/isomerase family protein → MTLQISDSDGVRTVTLDRPEALNAFNEALYDAATVALREADADPSVAVVLLTGAGRAFSAGNDLKEMAARVTDPDFQPGEHGFPGLMDALLDLRKPLLCAVNGLAVGIGTTILGYADLVFMSTTARLKCPFTSLGVAPEAASSYLLPQLMGRQNAAWLLMSSEWLSATDAQRTGIAWQVCEPDELLEEARRHADVLASRPISSLMAVKQTIVEPTRAEVKAAIAREYAQFEVLLGSAANTDALAAFSDRGQG, encoded by the coding sequence GTGACCCTGCAGATCAGCGACTCCGACGGGGTGCGCACCGTCACGCTCGACCGGCCAGAGGCGCTCAACGCCTTCAACGAGGCCCTCTACGACGCGGCCACGGTGGCGCTGCGGGAGGCCGACGCGGACCCTTCGGTGGCGGTGGTGCTGCTCACCGGCGCCGGTCGCGCGTTCAGCGCCGGCAACGACCTCAAGGAGATGGCCGCCCGGGTCACCGATCCGGACTTCCAGCCGGGGGAGCATGGTTTCCCCGGACTCATGGACGCGCTGCTCGACCTGCGGAAGCCGTTGCTGTGCGCGGTCAACGGCCTCGCCGTGGGCATCGGCACCACCATCCTCGGGTACGCCGATCTGGTGTTCATGTCGACGACGGCGCGGTTGAAGTGTCCGTTCACCAGCCTGGGCGTGGCACCGGAGGCGGCGTCGTCCTACCTGCTGCCACAGCTGATGGGCCGGCAGAACGCGGCCTGGCTGCTGATGTCCTCGGAGTGGCTGTCGGCCACCGACGCGCAGCGGACGGGGATCGCCTGGCAGGTGTGCGAACCGGATGAGCTGCTCGAGGAGGCCCGACGGCACGCCGACGTCCTCGCCTCGCGCCCGATCTCGAGCCTGATGGCGGTCAAACAGACCATCGTCGAGCCGACGCGGGCCGAGGTGAAGGCCGCGATCGCCCGGGAGTACGCCCAGTTCGAGGTGCTGTTGGGCAGTGCGGCCAATACGGATGCCCTCGCCGCCTTCTCCGACCGCGGGCAGGGCTGA
- a CDS encoding FUSC family protein, with the protein MMDTVRLTTPGVGAVVRSLLGVLALTAAALYWISPTAAMWTAGAGIITGAIALQDTPGRRLPIVVIASAEVGAAALLGSLTTDYDAVFVAVVAGWCFLAGMQWALGANAGFVAAAAAGLLVITPPESMSLPAVAATTALTVATGLVQAGLVWLRPPQRWRAQQHALTRAHRSLAQDARNLAVDTETPLDPAQLAWLREVFSNIPQHQRPKAYQLGYQLPERIAATLVALRRTDADLTELSSAAGEFLDAIAEHGVAAHRGADRALQRVDAAAAAVTGPGANAAQRFSEQLHEAAVLRFGWLRGPDLRGSLSGSAGVLRRHLVSTSPVLRHAVRLSAATAVGVAAARFADLSEPYWIALTVLLVLRPETAHTYTRCAGRLAGLAGGIVVASAVSLLWPPSGMVAAASAAAFVGVAYAVWGFGYIAVSAALAAAVVFLLGIAEPVEGTAVIHRLVAVAMGGGLALITHVTLPDDAMIRLRQRAGELLMTEIDYAAMVVRAFVHELDRPADALAAAWQRAFRARAAFEAASGATRLQDPTERQWLRSLRTALNAITGACTTMESSLPVQPVTLSPEFVAAVDDYVDALRGAPPNPAALWTVDLPELMAADRRVRDVAHTVTAGSSGARVLVTELTAITRSLAAITPIPEPTWAG; encoded by the coding sequence ATGATGGACACGGTTCGGCTGACCACGCCGGGAGTCGGTGCGGTGGTCCGCAGCCTGCTCGGCGTACTCGCGCTGACTGCCGCAGCGCTGTACTGGATTTCGCCGACCGCCGCGATGTGGACCGCCGGCGCCGGCATCATCACCGGTGCCATCGCGCTGCAGGACACCCCGGGTCGGCGGCTGCCCATCGTCGTCATCGCGTCGGCCGAGGTGGGCGCCGCCGCCCTGCTGGGCTCGCTGACCACCGACTACGACGCGGTGTTCGTGGCCGTGGTCGCGGGTTGGTGTTTCCTCGCGGGTATGCAGTGGGCGCTGGGCGCCAACGCCGGTTTTGTGGCCGCCGCCGCGGCGGGTCTGCTGGTGATCACCCCGCCGGAGTCGATGTCGCTCCCCGCGGTCGCGGCCACGACGGCGTTGACGGTGGCCACGGGTCTGGTACAGGCAGGTCTGGTCTGGCTGCGTCCGCCGCAACGGTGGCGCGCCCAGCAGCACGCGCTCACCCGCGCCCACCGGTCGCTCGCGCAGGACGCCAGGAACCTGGCGGTGGACACCGAGACGCCGCTCGACCCGGCACAGCTGGCGTGGCTGCGGGAGGTGTTCAGCAACATCCCGCAACACCAGCGCCCGAAGGCGTATCAGCTGGGTTACCAACTGCCCGAACGGATCGCCGCCACCCTGGTGGCGCTGCGCCGCACCGATGCCGATCTGACCGAGCTGTCTTCGGCTGCCGGGGAGTTCCTCGACGCGATCGCCGAGCACGGGGTTGCCGCACACCGCGGCGCCGACCGCGCGCTACAGCGCGTCGATGCCGCGGCCGCGGCCGTCACAGGCCCGGGGGCCAATGCGGCCCAACGGTTCTCCGAACAGCTGCACGAAGCGGCGGTGCTGCGCTTCGGCTGGCTGCGCGGACCGGACCTCCGAGGTTCGTTGTCGGGTTCGGCGGGTGTGTTGCGCCGCCATCTGGTGTCGACCTCACCGGTGCTGCGCCACGCGGTCCGGCTCTCGGCGGCCACCGCGGTCGGCGTGGCGGCAGCGCGTTTCGCCGATCTGAGCGAGCCTTACTGGATCGCGCTGACCGTGCTGCTGGTGCTGCGGCCGGAGACCGCGCACACCTACACCCGGTGCGCGGGCCGGCTGGCCGGCCTCGCCGGAGGAATCGTGGTGGCGTCCGCGGTCAGCCTGCTGTGGCCGCCGTCGGGCATGGTGGCGGCGGCCAGCGCGGCGGCGTTCGTGGGAGTGGCCTACGCGGTATGGGGTTTCGGGTACATCGCGGTGAGTGCGGCGCTGGCCGCGGCGGTGGTGTTCCTGCTCGGCATCGCCGAACCGGTCGAGGGCACCGCGGTGATCCACCGGCTGGTGGCGGTCGCGATGGGCGGCGGTCTGGCGCTGATCACCCATGTGACGCTGCCCGACGATGCGATGATCCGGCTGCGCCAGCGCGCCGGTGAACTGCTGATGACCGAGATCGACTACGCGGCAATGGTGGTGCGCGCGTTCGTGCACGAACTCGACCGGCCGGCGGATGCGCTCGCGGCGGCGTGGCAGCGCGCCTTCCGTGCCCGCGCGGCGTTCGAAGCAGCCTCCGGTGCGACCCGGTTGCAGGACCCCACGGAGCGGCAGTGGTTGCGATCCCTGCGGACGGCGCTCAACGCGATCACCGGGGCGTGCACGACGATGGAGAGCAGCCTGCCCGTTCAACCGGTCACGCTGAGTCCCGAGTTCGTCGCCGCGGTGGACGACTATGTCGACGCGCTGCGCGGGGCTCCGCCGAATCCGGCCGCGCTGTGGACGGTGGACCTGCCCGAGCTGATGGCGGCCGACCGGCGCGTGCGCGAT
- a CDS encoding (2Fe-2S)-binding protein: MFVCLCMGVTSHVVNDVVAAGASTSKEIAEACGAGSDCGRCRRTLRAILDAHHVSGCPAQFNGCPSRA; the protein is encoded by the coding sequence GTGTTCGTCTGCCTGTGCATGGGAGTGACCAGTCACGTGGTCAACGACGTCGTCGCCGCAGGCGCCTCCACGTCGAAGGAGATCGCGGAGGCCTGCGGGGCGGGCAGCGATTGCGGCCGGTGCCGCCGCACGCTGCGGGCGATCCTCGATGCCCACCACGTCAGCGGGTGCCCCGCGCAGTTCAACGGTTGCCCGTCACGCGCCTGA